A region of Streptomyces sp. NBC_01788 DNA encodes the following proteins:
- a CDS encoding DedA family protein gives MHVQEWLDTVPAAAVYALVGLVIGLESLGIPLPGEIVLISAALLSSQHAGINPVVLGVCATVGAVVGDSIGYAIGRKGGRPLLAWLGKKFPKHFGEGHIATAERSFEKWGMWAVFFGRFVALLRIFAGPLAGVLHMPYWKFLVANVLGGICWAGGTTAVIYYVGVVAESWLKKFSWLGLVAAVLIGLGSMLVLKRKAKKAEASARPETEEPEPVPAGE, from the coding sequence GTGCACGTCCAGGAATGGCTCGACACGGTACCCGCTGCCGCCGTCTACGCCTTGGTCGGCCTGGTCATCGGTCTGGAGAGCCTGGGCATCCCGCTGCCCGGCGAGATCGTCCTGATCTCGGCGGCCCTGCTGTCCTCGCAGCACGCGGGCATCAACCCGGTCGTCCTGGGTGTGTGCGCCACCGTCGGCGCGGTCGTCGGCGACTCCATCGGCTACGCCATCGGCCGCAAGGGCGGCCGGCCGCTGCTCGCCTGGCTGGGGAAGAAGTTCCCCAAGCACTTCGGCGAGGGGCACATCGCGACCGCCGAGCGCTCCTTCGAGAAGTGGGGCATGTGGGCGGTCTTCTTCGGCCGCTTCGTCGCCCTGCTGCGCATCTTCGCCGGCCCCCTGGCGGGCGTGCTGCACATGCCGTACTGGAAGTTCCTCGTCGCCAACGTCCTCGGCGGCATCTGCTGGGCGGGCGGCACCACGGCGGTCATCTACTACGTGGGTGTCGTGGCCGAGTCCTGGCTGAAGAAGTTCTCCTGGCTCGGCCTGGTGGCGGCCGTGCTCATCGGGCTCGGCTCGATGCTGGTGCTCAAGCGCAAGGCGAAGAAGGCGGAGGCGAGCGCGCGGCCCGAGACCGAGGAGCCGGAACCGGTTCCCGCCGGGGAGTAG